The proteins below come from a single Papaver somniferum cultivar HN1 chromosome 11, ASM357369v1, whole genome shotgun sequence genomic window:
- the LOC113323154 gene encoding 60S ribosomal protein L10a-like, which produces MSKLQSEVLREAISQIGTEAKDKKRNFTETMELQIGLKNYDPQKDKRFSGSVKLPHIPRPKMKVCMLGDAQHVEEAQKIGLDYMDVEGLKKLNKNKKLVKKLAKKFHAFLASEAVIKQIPRLLGPGLNKAGKFPTLVTHQESLEAKVNETKAMVKFQLKKVLCMGVAVGNLGMEDKQIFQNVQLSVNFLVSLLKKNWQNVRCLYLKSTMGKPVRIF; this is translated from the exons ATGAG TAAGCTTCAGAGTGAAGTGTTGAGGGAGGCAATCAGCCAGATTGGTACAGAAGCTAAGGATAAAAAGCGTAACTTCACTGAGACAATGGAGCTTCAGATTGGTCTTAAGAACTATGACCCACAAAAGGACAAGCGTTTCAGTGGTTCAGTGAAGTTGCCACATATTCCTCGACCTAAGATGAAAGTCTGTATGCTTGGAGATGCTCAGCATGTTGAGGAG GCTCAAAAAATTGGACTTGATTATATGGATGTTGAAGGGCTAAAGAAGCTCAACAAGAACAAGAAATTGGTCAAGAAGCTTGCAAAGAAATTTCATGCTTTTCTAGCCTCAGAAGCTGTTATCAAGCAGATTCCCCGTCTCCTTGGTCCTGGTCTTAACAAGGCAG GAAAGTTTCCAACTCTTGTGACACATCAGGAATCATTGGAGGCCAAGGTAAATGAAACCAAGGCAATGGTTAAGTTTCAATTAAAAAAGGTGCTTTGTATGGGTGTTGCTGTTGGTAACCTTGGAATGGAGGACAAGCAGATCTTCCAGAACGTCCAGCTTAGTGTCAATTTCCTAGTATCATTGCTCAAGAAGAATTGGCAAAAT GTGAGGTGCTTATACTTGAAGAGTACCATGGGCAAGCCAGTTCGCATCTTCTAA
- the LOC113325448 gene encoding uncharacterized protein LOC113325448 — protein sequence MRTLGVKPSSLWCSVTPFTTSLAIKNGFSNFLLNPKTISFNQIPKPTAVSFRSPLVVMASTSRSVQTVSSGNVNSESNVYQVIQSHQEKAARLPAIEEVRTVLDRSVRGMLSTFSLKYEGYPSGSMVDFACDRDGSPILAVSSLAVHTKDLLANAKCSLLVSKDPEDRTDLVITVHGDATLVSENERDAIRTTYLKRHPKAFWVDFGDFQFMRIEPKVVRYVSGVATALLGSGEFNKEDFKAAKVDEISQFSSPVATHMNSDHSDDTKAIVQHSTKIQVDSAYILDLDSLGFNVKAGVEGSTFKLRIPFPRRAEDRKDVKTLIVEMLQAAKASS from the exons ATGAGAACTCTAGGTGTAAAACCCTCGTCACTTTGGTGTTCAGTTACTCCATTTACGACTTCTCTTGCCATTAAAAATGGTTTCTCCAATTTTCTCCTTAATCCAAAGACAATTTCTTTTAATCAAATTCCCAAACCCACTGCCGTATCTTTCCGTTCTCCTCTTGTTGTCATGGCTTCTACATCTCGGTCAGTGCAG ACAGTTTCTTCGGGAAATGTTAATAGTGAATCCAATGTTTATCAAGTGATTCAATCTCATCAG GAAAAAGCTGCTCGGCTTCCGGCTATTGAAGAAGTTCGAACTGTATTGGACCGTAGTGTTAGGGGCATGCTTTCAACTTTCTCCCTG AAATACGAGGGGTATCCATCTGGTTCGATGGTTGACTTTGCATGTGATCGTGATGGATCTCCAATACTAGCAGTCAGTAGCTTGGCTGTTCATACTAAG GACCTCTTGGCTAATGCCAAATGCTCTCTACTTGTTTCAAAGGATCCTGAAGATCGAACTGATCTAGTAATCACTGTACACGGTGATGCTACTTTG GTGTCTGAAAATGAAAGGGATGCCATACGTACTACATACTTGAAACGACATCCAAAAGCTTTCTGG GTCGACTTTGGGGATTTCCAATTTATGCGTATTGAACCTAAAGTTGTTCGCTATGTATCTGGAGTTGCAACTGCTTTACTAGGATCAGGAG AGTTTAACAAAGAGGATTTCAAAGCTGCAAAAGTTGATGAAATATCTCAGTTCTCAAGTCCTGTTGCG ACACACATGAACAGTGATCATTCAGATGATACAAAAGCCATTGTTCAACACTCTACCAAAATTCAAGTGGACTCTGCTTACATTCTGGACTTGGACAGTTTGGGTTTTAATGTGAAG GCTGGTGTTGAAGGGAGTACTTTCAAACTAAGAATTCCATTTCCTAGGCGTGCAGAGGATAGAAA GGATGTGAAGACTCTCATCGTGGAAATGCTTCAAGCTGCGAAAGCCTCAAGTTAA
- the LOC113324293 gene encoding probable protein phosphatase 2C 55, whose amino-acid sequence MMELNSGSHYIPKSNSKNPQGEDAHFISDNTVGVADGVGGWASQGIDSGEYSRQLMSNSLISIMEQVHFIADPMRVLRDAFINTNAQGSSTACILKLTNDKSPTQQHAFNYPYQLGCGMYSDRPSSADILEFKEVMSGDVIVTGTDGLFDNLFTSEIEKIILGAEEEATSRGGKIDPKKVAQTLAEFALKKSLNPDNPTPFAEAQKENYSLSKGTGGKADDITVIVSYVS is encoded by the exons ATGATGGAGTTGAATTCAGGATCACATTACATACCCAAAAGCAACTCAAAAAACCCTCAAGGGGAAGATGCCCATTTTATATCTGACAACACGGTTGGTGTAGCAGACGGCGTTGGTGGTTGGGCCAGCCAAGGGATCGATTCAGGGGAATATTCTCGCCAACTTATGTCGAACTCATTGATCTCAATTATGGAACAGGTTCATTTTATCGCTGATCCAATGCGAGTTTTAAGAGATGCATTCATAAATACAAACGCCCAAGGATCATCCACCGCTTGCATTCTTAAACTCACCAATGACAAG TCACCAACACAACAGCATGCTTTCAACTATCCGTATCAACTTGGTTGTGGTATGTATTCTGATAGACCCAGTTCAGCCGACATACTGGAATTCAAAGAAGTTATGTCCGGAGATGTGATTGTAACGGGAACAGATGGTTTATTTGATAACTTATTCACAAGTGAGATCGAGAAAATAATTTTGGGTGCAGAAGAGGAAGCAACATCTAGAGGAGGAAAGATAGATCCAAAGAAAGTTGCTCAAACATTAGCAGAGTTTGCCTTGAAGAAGTCTCTAAACCCCGACAATCCAACTCCATTCGCAGAAGCGCAGAAGGAAAATTACAGTTTGAGTAAGGGTACAGGAGGCAAGGCTGATGATATCACCGTCATTGTTTCATATGTTAGTTAG